The following are encoded together in the Ignavibacteriales bacterium genome:
- a CDS encoding DNA-directed RNA polymerase subunit omega has product MSGIEPIDLRELDKNVANVYEGIVVASKRARQLNDENKIEFQALISTIPTSNATDDDAEDILNPAQLKIALEHEKKDKPHIQAIKEVLACKFQYDYKK; this is encoded by the coding sequence ATGTCAGGTATCGAACCAATTGACTTAAGAGAACTCGATAAAAATGTTGCTAACGTTTACGAAGGTATAGTTGTTGCCTCTAAAAGAGCAAGACAGTTGAATGATGAAAACAAAATCGAATTTCAGGCTTTGATCAGCACGATTCCAACTTCCAATGCAACTGATGACGACGCAGAGGATATTCTAAATCCGGCTCAATTAAAAATTGCACTGGAACATGAAAAAAAGGACAAACCGCATATTCAAGCCATCAAAGAAGTGTTGGCATGTAAATTTCAATACGACTATAAAAAGTAA
- a CDS encoding YicC family protein has translation MIYSMTGFGKGLATNNGLSAEVEIKSVNSRFLEIFLKIPSSLSSRELEIREILRNGIKRGKVNVFIQLKNNGIESDFPVIDEAKVAHFLTELKKIKKKAKLTEKIKLEHFLANREIFSNNNSAFSDDEFKIVVEAIKVAIKDMMSMKKKEGEVLRKDLSVRIKNIQQKVQEIETSYSTEVNIYYSKLKERIASLLQDSNYDADRLKTELALIADKVDITEETVRLKSHLNYFLESLDHSDETGRRLNFLCQELNREANTISSKSLSVSVTHTSVAIKEEIEKIREQIQNIE, from the coding sequence ATGATTTACAGTATGACCGGTTTCGGCAAAGGGTTAGCCACAAATAATGGACTTTCTGCCGAGGTCGAAATAAAAAGTGTTAACAGCCGATTCCTTGAAATTTTCCTTAAAATTCCTTCTTCACTTTCAAGTCGCGAGTTAGAGATTCGGGAAATTCTTCGAAATGGAATTAAGCGTGGAAAAGTTAATGTATTTATACAATTAAAAAATAATGGAATCGAAAGCGACTTTCCTGTAATTGACGAGGCGAAGGTTGCGCATTTTTTAACGGAGCTAAAAAAAATTAAAAAGAAAGCCAAACTGACCGAGAAGATTAAACTCGAACATTTTTTAGCCAACCGCGAAATTTTTTCCAATAACAATTCTGCTTTTTCTGATGATGAATTCAAAATCGTTGTTGAAGCAATTAAAGTTGCTATCAAAGATATGATGAGTATGAAAAAGAAAGAGGGGGAGGTTCTTAGAAAAGATTTATCTGTTAGAATTAAAAATATTCAACAGAAAGTGCAAGAAATAGAAACCTCTTACTCCACTGAGGTAAATATTTATTATTCGAAATTGAAAGAACGCATAGCTTCACTCTTACAAGATTCTAATTATGATGCAGACAGGTTGAAAACCGAATTAGCATTAATCGCCGACAAAGTTGATATAACCGAAGAAACAGTCAGACTAAAAAGTCATTTGAATTATTTTCTCGAAAGTCTTGATCACAGTGATGAAACAGGAAGGCGGCTTAATTTTTTATGTCAGGAATTGAATCGTGAAGCAAATACAATTTCTTCAAAATCTCTCTCGGTTTCAGTTACACATACTTCCGTAGCGATCAAAGAAGAAATTGAAAAAATTCGCGAGCAAATTCAAAACATAGAATAG
- a CDS encoding tetratricopeptide repeat protein, producing the protein MKNIILTILMTTICNTLSAQVIPDFSRDINFAESKLLEIHPKLRFDVKEQEKVKQAFLRLKTKANKLTVQQFNIELVRIFALLNDGHTMVVLDTNQQWLPFRLYQFADGLYITAIEENKKQFLGARVDRIGNLSWKEAVQIVKPFISADNEWWVKEKAPIFLSSVDLLQFVNITTNKTVELTVEKNGKKEVLSFEARSGDYKHIRWMGWGEMFGPFINLAAFKPEYLSFDFRENKPEIPLHLRLRQPYHFNFIDSTKTLFFQYNFVQRNWDDLTSKHFFDSLFNYADLHKIDIKRFVIDIRYNSGGDGTLLKPFILHLMQRPWLQEYGKLFVITGRKTFSAGIMAYSELIKYSNAIFIGEPGGAGRNHYGDATELELPDTKIRFQISTLFWQTGFPSDTSHFFAPDFPVSYEALTYFSGEDDAMATIDKGLIKLTNLVRSKTNDEVKLAYKNYKQWFQTHEYWWKPFSEDEMNTAGYDLLGIGKIKEAITAFELNSVEYPDSWNAWDSLGEAYYANEEIEKSIFAYEKSLKLNPNNSSAIKMLKKMRD; encoded by the coding sequence ATGAAAAATATAATATTGACCATTTTAATGACCACCATCTGCAATACATTATCTGCACAAGTCATTCCCGATTTTAGTAGAGATATAAATTTTGCCGAAAGCAAATTACTTGAAATACATCCAAAACTAAGATTTGATGTAAAGGAACAAGAAAAGGTAAAACAAGCATTTTTAAGACTAAAAACAAAAGCAAATAAATTGACTGTACAGCAATTTAACATTGAATTGGTAAGGATTTTTGCATTATTAAATGATGGTCATACTATGGTTGTACTTGACACTAACCAACAATGGCTACCGTTTCGTTTATATCAGTTTGCAGACGGCCTATATATAACAGCAATTGAAGAAAATAAAAAACAATTTCTAGGAGCAAGGGTGGATCGTATCGGTAACTTGTCATGGAAAGAAGCTGTACAAATAGTAAAACCTTTCATCTCGGCAGATAATGAATGGTGGGTTAAAGAAAAAGCACCTATTTTTCTTTCTTCAGTTGATTTGCTGCAATTTGTGAATATTACTACAAACAAAACGGTTGAACTAACAGTTGAAAAAAACGGCAAGAAAGAAGTCCTTTCTTTTGAAGCAAGATCTGGAGATTATAAACATATACGTTGGATGGGATGGGGTGAAATGTTTGGTCCATTTATAAACCTGGCAGCCTTTAAACCTGAATATCTTTCTTTTGATTTTAGGGAAAACAAGCCTGAAATACCTTTGCATTTACGCTTAAGACAACCATATCATTTCAATTTTATTGATTCAACAAAAACTTTATTTTTTCAATATAATTTTGTTCAAAGAAATTGGGATGATTTGACAAGCAAACATTTTTTTGATTCACTATTTAATTATGCTGATTTACACAAAATAGATATTAAACGGTTTGTAATTGACATACGATACAATAGTGGTGGTGATGGAACCCTCCTTAAACCATTTATTTTACACCTGATGCAAAGACCTTGGTTACAAGAATACGGAAAACTTTTTGTAATTACTGGTAGAAAAACATTTAGTGCAGGAATTATGGCCTATTCAGAACTTATAAAATATTCCAATGCGATTTTTATTGGAGAACCTGGTGGTGCAGGTCGGAACCATTATGGCGATGCTACAGAATTAGAATTACCAGATACAAAAATAAGATTTCAGATTTCCACTCTTTTTTGGCAAACTGGCTTTCCTTCAGATACTTCTCACTTTTTCGCTCCAGATTTTCCAGTCAGTTATGAAGCATTAACTTATTTTAGTGGTGAAGATGATGCAATGGCAACTATTGATAAAGGTCTTATAAAACTAACAAACTTGGTAAGAAGTAAAACAAATGATGAAGTAAAACTTGCCTACAAAAATTACAAACAGTGGTTTCAAACACACGAATACTGGTGGAAACCCTTTTCTGAAGATGAAATGAATACGGCAGGTTATGACTTACTTGGTATTGGTAAAATTAAAGAAGCCATTACAGCTTTTGAACTGAATTCAGTGGAATATCCTGATTCATGGAATGCTTGGGACAGCCTTGGAGAAGCATATTATGCAAATGAAGAAATAGAGAAGTCTATATTTGCTTATGAAAAGTCCTTAAAATTGAACCCTAATAATTCTTCAGCTATAAAAATGTTAAAGAAAATGCGTGACTAA
- the gmk gene encoding guanylate kinase, which translates to MNSPIGKIIVVAAPSGAGKTTLVRSALAEFPQIVFSISATTRKKRPNEKDGIDYFFITEEEFLNKIEQNQFVEWEKFYDYYYGTYKYFVDDNINNGKNILLEIDVKGALSIKKIYPEAKLIYIAPPTKEELINRLKKRQTETDQDLKKRIERIELELSMKDKFDYILINNELNKAASEMKILINNLLNKGE; encoded by the coding sequence TTGAATAGTCCAATAGGAAAAATAATCGTAGTTGCAGCACCAAGCGGAGCCGGTAAAACCACGCTTGTCAGAAGTGCTCTGGCAGAGTTTCCGCAAATTGTTTTTTCTATTTCTGCCACAACACGTAAAAAACGCCCGAATGAAAAAGACGGAATTGATTATTTCTTTATTACTGAAGAAGAGTTCTTAAATAAAATTGAACAAAACCAATTTGTCGAGTGGGAAAAATTTTACGATTATTATTACGGCACTTACAAATATTTCGTTGATGATAATATAAACAACGGCAAAAACATTCTCCTTGAGATTGATGTAAAAGGGGCGCTGTCAATAAAAAAAATTTACCCTGAAGCAAAACTGATTTATATTGCACCGCCGACTAAAGAAGAGTTGATAAATCGCCTTAAAAAAAGGCAGACAGAAACTGATCAGGACCTCAAAAAAAGAATTGAGAGAATAGAATTGGAATTGAGTATGAAGGATAAATTTGATTATATTTTAATCAACAATGAATTAAACAAAGCTGCTTCCGAAATGAAAATTTTAATAAATAATCTTTTAAATAAAGGAGAATAA
- a CDS encoding uracil-DNA glycosylase, protein MNQKQKEILISSLELQKEIFGDELFASKENLKRKTEIVYETPKSKNKKSTAEKIELPKPAAPSKVKEPQVEIFNATKEPWSDSISLDELNKRICNCTKCDLHKGRNKFVFGSGNPDADVMVIGEGPGAEEDKQGLPFVGRAGQLLTDILKAIKFSRDEVYIGNIVKCRPPENRTPTPIEMETCIPYLKKQIELIKPKAILCLGLTAAQGLLKKKDSLTNMRGKVFLYEGIKAMVTYHPAALLRNPNWKKGCWEDVKQFRKMFDEIV, encoded by the coding sequence ATGAATCAAAAACAGAAAGAAATTCTAATCAGCTCATTAGAACTTCAAAAAGAAATTTTTGGTGATGAACTTTTCGCTTCAAAAGAGAATCTAAAAAGAAAAACTGAAATAGTTTACGAGACACCTAAATCTAAAAACAAAAAATCAACTGCCGAAAAAATCGAATTGCCAAAACCTGCTGCCCCCTCTAAAGTCAAAGAACCTCAAGTAGAAATATTTAATGCTACAAAAGAACCTTGGAGTGATTCAATCTCGCTCGATGAATTAAATAAACGGATTTGTAATTGCACCAAATGCGATCTACACAAAGGACGCAACAAGTTTGTATTTGGTTCCGGCAATCCCGATGCAGACGTAATGGTAATTGGCGAAGGTCCCGGCGCAGAAGAGGATAAGCAAGGGCTTCCTTTCGTCGGAAGAGCAGGGCAGTTGCTTACCGATATTCTAAAAGCAATAAAATTCTCCCGTGATGAAGTTTATATCGGCAACATAGTTAAATGCCGCCCGCCCGAAAACCGTACACCTACCCCCATTGAAATGGAAACATGTATTCCATATTTGAAAAAACAAATTGAGCTGATAAAACCGAAAGCAATTTTATGTCTCGGTTTAACAGCTGCACAAGGCTTGTTAAAAAAGAAAGACTCGCTGACAAATATGCGCGGCAAAGTTTTTCTTTATGAAGGAATAAAAGCGATGGTTACCTATCATCCCGCAGCACTCTTGCGAAACCCAAATTGGAAAAAAGGCTGCTGGGAAGATGTAAAGCAATTCCGGAAAATGTTTGATGAGATAGTTTAA
- the coaBC gene encoding bifunctional phosphopantothenoylcysteine decarboxylase/phosphopantothenate--cysteine ligase CoaBC codes for MHSETLKGKKILLGVTGCIAAYKSAFLVRELVKFGAEVKVVMTPSAVQFISPLTLSALSQNNVIVKMFPDSQQSGTDMTTWHIDYALWADLMIVAPATINTVAKIAAGFADNALTTLVTALRCPLIIAPAADVDMYTNPITRQNLAKLESFGHYIVPAEEGELASGLRGMGRLPELEKIIDSVSLILSGFRKDLTGQKILVTAGPTFEDIDPVRFLGNRSSGKMGVSIAKAAWLRGADVTLIAGPNSQSLYPEIKLINIRSATEMKKAVDNELKSNNILIMAAAVADFKPIKVADRKIKKDIKPFSLQLTLTADILSSLKKENKFVAGFALETDNELKNAKTKMAAKNLDMIILNSLNDKKSGFEYDSNKITILNKSGRVTKLSLMSKFSAANKILSEIINNISNSSSV; via the coding sequence ATGCATTCCGAAACTCTTAAAGGAAAAAAAATCCTTCTCGGTGTAACCGGATGTATAGCTGCTTATAAATCTGCTTTCCTTGTTAGAGAACTTGTTAAATTTGGAGCCGAGGTCAAAGTTGTAATGACTCCCTCGGCTGTTCAATTCATCAGCCCCCTTACTTTATCAGCACTTTCCCAAAATAATGTAATTGTAAAAATGTTCCCCGACTCTCAGCAATCAGGAACAGATATGACCACCTGGCATATTGATTATGCACTCTGGGCTGACTTAATGATTGTTGCTCCTGCTACAATAAACACTGTTGCAAAAATTGCTGCCGGCTTCGCTGATAATGCACTTACAACTCTGGTTACTGCTCTTCGCTGCCCTTTAATCATAGCTCCCGCTGCCGATGTGGATATGTACACTAATCCTATCACAAGGCAGAACCTTGCTAAGCTTGAATCATTCGGTCATTACATTGTGCCTGCGGAAGAAGGCGAACTTGCCAGCGGATTAAGGGGGATGGGAAGACTGCCGGAATTAGAGAAAATTATTGATTCTGTTTCTCTGATACTTTCCGGTTTTCGTAAAGATTTAACCGGACAAAAAATTTTAGTAACCGCCGGACCAACCTTCGAGGATATTGATCCCGTAAGATTTTTAGGGAACAGATCTTCAGGTAAAATGGGTGTTTCCATTGCCAAAGCTGCATGGCTTCGCGGCGCTGATGTTACTCTGATTGCAGGACCGAATTCGCAATCACTTTATCCCGAAATAAAATTAATCAACATTCGTTCTGCGACCGAAATGAAAAAAGCAGTTGATAATGAATTAAAATCAAATAACATTTTGATTATGGCTGCTGCAGTTGCCGACTTCAAGCCGATCAAAGTTGCTGATAGAAAAATCAAAAAAGATATTAAACCGTTCTCGCTTCAACTTACGCTTACTGCTGATATTCTGTCCTCACTCAAAAAGGAAAATAAATTCGTCGCTGGATTTGCACTCGAAACCGATAATGAATTGAAGAATGCAAAAACGAAAATGGCTGCTAAAAATCTCGATATGATTATTTTAAATTCATTGAATGATAAAAAAAGTGGTTTTGAATACGATTCAAATAAAATTACCATCCTTAACAAGTCAGGGAGAGTTACCAAACTTTCGCTGATGTCTAAATTTTCCGCAGCCAATAAAATCCTTTCTGAAATTATTAATAACATTTCAAATTCATCCTCAGTATGA
- a CDS encoding BamA/TamA family outer membrane protein: MTFKLTVISSAIFLSSILFAQEAGKYELSSIGFEGNEKLSSSLLFTVIESKESPGWFWKFLDSFTPFGSAAVYFDTANLSIDLRAISSFYLVNGFFETSVSYAYSIDSVDSTADVRFLIKEGKPALFGKLNLFGLEQVPEPVLYPFWDEIVVDTTKRFSQEAVQQKISNSIVHLLNSGYKNAVFDSSIIHKDTLRNKADLDIYFSPGLRFIIDTVIVNLTGEGQAEVSEELLREVAGIKSSEFYSLEKLKLSQTRLFRTGLFNSFIFTSVDENEIGDRVPLRLDGSIGKMNELSPEIIMNNQQSAFNIGLGASYTRKNFLGRARKLTLSTSFGVQDIFNVDYGNLIQGFSFRDTTLLGYLDSRLSIDQPFLFGKPIFGKLEFYATINKQATFNNTIYGSKLIFEFELPRYTFINFLNTSYNVEISNETYRTLNLTFANRLISAIGTEFGGSHTDDILFPTEGYNLSIQLEEANSLPYIFKKISGSVFDGALFYKIVANTSFYFSLNQKRTTIFAVKEKVGYLQTFFGDYLDIPLNRTFYSGGSNSVRGWRANQLVPRGTPLILLPTINGVNVKGGTFLLEGSAELRFILLESIGAAIFFDYGNTWLGYKQFRFDDVALAAGFGFRYYTSIAPFRLDFGFKLYDPADKNFIFHKNYWDNLEIHFGIGEAF; the protein is encoded by the coding sequence ATGACTTTTAAGCTTACAGTAATTTCCTCAGCAATTTTCCTTTCCTCTATATTATTTGCCCAGGAAGCCGGCAAGTATGAATTATCATCCATTGGTTTTGAGGGGAATGAAAAATTATCGTCTTCATTATTATTTACAGTTATCGAATCAAAAGAAAGCCCCGGCTGGTTCTGGAAGTTTCTCGATTCATTCACCCCCTTTGGCTCTGCAGCCGTTTATTTTGATACAGCAAATCTTTCAATTGATCTCAGAGCAATTTCATCTTTCTATTTAGTCAATGGTTTTTTTGAAACTTCGGTTAGTTATGCTTATTCTATTGATTCAGTTGATAGCACAGCAGATGTTAGATTTCTTATAAAGGAGGGGAAGCCCGCTTTATTCGGTAAGCTTAATTTATTTGGATTAGAACAAGTGCCTGAACCCGTTCTATATCCTTTCTGGGATGAAATAGTAGTTGATACAACAAAAAGATTTTCACAAGAAGCAGTGCAGCAAAAAATTTCTAATTCAATTGTTCACCTGCTGAATTCGGGATATAAAAATGCAGTATTTGACAGCTCAATTATTCATAAAGATACTCTGAGGAATAAAGCTGATTTAGATATTTATTTTAGCCCGGGGTTAAGATTTATTATAGATACGGTTATTGTAAATCTTACCGGAGAAGGGCAAGCTGAAGTTAGCGAGGAGTTATTAAGAGAAGTTGCCGGAATTAAGAGCAGCGAATTTTACAGTCTTGAAAAATTAAAACTTAGTCAGACCCGTTTGTTTAGAACCGGACTTTTTAATTCTTTCATTTTCACTTCGGTGGATGAGAATGAAATTGGCGATCGCGTGCCGTTAAGGCTTGATGGTTCCATCGGAAAGATGAATGAACTATCGCCCGAAATAATTATGAATAATCAGCAGAGTGCTTTTAATATTGGTCTCGGTGCTTCTTACACCAGAAAAAATTTTCTCGGTCGCGCACGTAAATTAACTCTCAGTACCTCATTTGGTGTACAGGATATTTTCAATGTTGATTACGGAAATCTTATCCAGGGATTTTCATTTCGCGACACAACTTTGCTCGGTTATCTTGACTCCCGCTTAAGCATTGATCAGCCGTTTCTTTTTGGAAAACCCATTTTTGGCAAGCTTGAGTTTTATGCAACCATAAATAAACAAGCAACATTTAATAATACAATCTATGGTTCAAAATTAATTTTTGAATTTGAATTGCCGCGTTATACCTTTATTAATTTTTTAAATACTTCGTACAATGTTGAAATCAGTAATGAAACTTACCGCACACTAAATCTTACTTTTGCCAACAGATTAATTTCAGCCATAGGTACAGAATTCGGTGGATCCCACACTGACGATATTCTATTCCCAACGGAAGGATATAATCTTTCTATTCAATTGGAAGAGGCGAATTCGCTCCCATATATTTTTAAAAAAATATCAGGTTCGGTTTTCGATGGCGCTCTCTTTTACAAAATTGTAGCTAACACATCATTCTACTTTTCTTTAAATCAAAAACGCACTACCATATTTGCTGTAAAGGAAAAAGTCGGTTACCTGCAAACATTTTTTGGCGATTATCTTGACATTCCACTTAACAGAACTTTTTATTCAGGGGGTAGTAACTCAGTCAGAGGCTGGCGCGCAAATCAATTAGTTCCGAGAGGGACACCGCTTATTTTACTTCCGACAATAAATGGAGTTAACGTTAAAGGCGGGACTTTCCTTCTTGAAGGATCAGCCGAGTTAAGATTCATATTATTAGAAAGTATCGGCGCTGCAATATTTTTTGATTATGGAAATACATGGCTCGGTTATAAACAATTCAGATTTGATGATGTAGCTCTCGCTGCCGGATTTGGCTTTAGATATTATACTTCAATTGCACCTTTCAGATTGGATTTTGGTTTTAAGCTTTACGATCCTGCTGATAAAAATTTTATCTTTCACAAAAATTACTGGGATAATCTCGAAATTCACTTCGGCATTGGCGAAGCTTTTTAA
- a CDS encoding L,D-transpeptidase translates to MTRFFKMIDFRVIRNISFMILSILIFLVGVVVYGIILNLREVTLKEAMALKGIKEFQKVNIVIDRSAFSLSLFDDTTLVKTYKASFGRNVKEPKKVDGDGATPVGVYKICSIDTASEYHKFFRINYPNLKDAEEVLRRGGISLKEFENIKFNYYYSDCTPFSKILGGNIGIHGIGRLNFIFKNLPFVYNWTDGSIALSNENIDELYSVVKKGTKVVIK, encoded by the coding sequence ATGACAAGATTTTTTAAAATGATAGACTTTAGGGTTATCAGAAATATCAGCTTTATGATCTTAAGCATTCTGATTTTTCTTGTCGGGGTAGTGGTATATGGAATAATTTTAAACTTGAGAGAGGTTACTCTTAAAGAAGCAATGGCACTTAAAGGAATTAAAGAATTTCAAAAAGTAAATATTGTGATTGATAGGAGCGCATTCAGTCTGTCTTTATTTGATGACACAACATTAGTAAAAACTTACAAAGCCTCTTTCGGAAGAAATGTTAAAGAGCCAAAAAAAGTTGATGGCGATGGGGCTACACCTGTTGGTGTGTATAAAATTTGCAGTATTGATACAGCAAGTGAGTATCATAAATTTTTTAGAATAAATTATCCCAACCTAAAAGACGCCGAAGAGGTTTTAAGGAGAGGGGGTATTTCGCTGAAGGAATTTGAAAATATTAAATTCAATTATTATTATTCTGACTGTACTCCGTTCAGCAAAATTTTAGGCGGTAATATAGGCATTCACGGAATCGGAAGGCTTAATTTTATTTTCAAAAATCTGCCGTTTGTTTATAATTGGACAGATGGTTCAATCGCTTTGAGCAATGAAAATATTGACGAGTTGTATTCAGTAGTTAAGAAAGGAACTAAAGTTGTTATTAAATAG